The Halostagnicola larsenii XH-48 region CTCCGAAAGCAAGAACGGGTCGTCGTCCCCGGTAGCGTTGCCGTCACGTTTTGTGGCCCCGTTGGCCCTCTCCTCTCCGGTCCCGGCGTACGCGGTCGGATGGAACTGGACGTACTCCAGATCTGCCACGTCGGCACCCGCCAGCGCCGCCATCGCGATCCCGTCTCCGGTCGCGCCGTCGGGGTTGGTCGACCGACTGTAAAGCGCGCCGATTCCGCCGGTCGCGAGAATCGTCGCACCCGCGTAGATCGGCTTCCCGGTCGTTCGCTCGTCGCTGACGACGCCGTGGACTCGGCCCTCGTGGGTGAGCAACTCGAGGGCGGCCGTCTCCTCGCTGATCTCGACGCGGTCGTGATTGTCGAGGTACTCGAGAAACGGCCGAAGGATGTGCGTTCCCGTCGCGGCGTCGACGTGGAGGATCCGGTGTTCGGAGTGGGCGGCCTCTCGAGTGTAATCGAACCGCTCGCTGATCGCGGAGTCCGTCTCGTCATCCGAAATTTCGGATCCGTCTTCCGAAGATTCGTCGAATTCAATATCGAGGGTCGAAAGCAAAACGTCTTCGACCAACTCGTCTGCGTCCTTGAGCAGCGCGTCGATGGCGTCCGGATCGGCCGTGTGGTCGCTGGCCGCGAGGATATCCGCTTTGAGGCCCTCCGGATCGCCGCGAGTCGTCGAGATGCCGCCCTGCGCTCGGTCGGTGCTCGCCCCGTCTGGGCGACTCGCTTTCGTGAGCACGAGGACGTTCGACCCCGCTCGAGCGGCGGCGAGAGCCGCCGCACAGCCGGCGATACCGCTTCCCACGACGAGGGTGTCCACGATTTCTGGTGGCGTTTGGTCGTCCGCGGAAGGCGAGCGATCGTCTCTGGAATTGGGTCGTTCGTCCGCGGTGGTGGATGATTCCTCGGTCATGATCAGATCTCGAGCATGCGCTCGAGTGCGAGCCCGGCCATCTCTTTTTCCTCGGGAGCGACCTCGATGACGTTGCGTTCGCGGCCCGCACAGAGTTCCTCGAGGACCCAGGTGAGGTAGTTGGGATCGATCTGGCGCATCGCGTTGCAGTCCATACAAGCGTCGCCACAGAGGGGGACGACGTTCACCTCGGGATGCCAGCGCTGGAGGTGGTTCGTGAGGTGGATTTCGGTGCCGATCGCCCACGTGTCGCCGGGATCTGCGTTTTCGACCGTTTCACAGATCGTCGCGGTCGAACCCGCTTTGTCCGCGGCTTCGACGACCTCGCGGCGGCATTCGGGGTGGACGATGACCTTCGCGTCCGGGTGTGTTTCCCGAACCTCCTTGACGTGGTCGGTGCGAAAGCGTTCGTGGACCTGACAGTAGCCGTTCCAGAGGACGATGTCGTTGTCGACGACCTCCTCGGCGTCTTTTCCGTCAGGGTCCCAGGGGTCCCACTCGACGGTTTCGTCCGCCATTCCGAGCCTGTGGGCGGTGTTCTCGCCGAGGTGTTTATCCGGCAGAAACAGGACTTTGTCCCCTTTCTCGAAGGCGTACTCGAACGCTTTGTGCGCGTTCGAGGAGGTACAGACGAGACCGCCGTGGCTGGCACAGAACGCCTTGAGGTCCGCGTAGGAGTTCATGTACGTGATCGGAACGATGTCGTCGTCGGATGCGGCGTCGGTGATCTCGGCCCAGGCGGCGTCGACCTGCAGCGCTTCTGCCATCCCGGCCATCGGGCAGGAGGCTTCCATCGACGGCAGGATGACGGTCTGGTCGTCGTCCGTGATGATGTCCGCCGACTCGGCCATGAACGTCACGCCGCCGAAGATCACGTACTCGGCGTCCGCGTTCGCAGCTTCTTTCGAAAGCTGATAGGAGTCGCCGACGAAATCGGCGTGCTCGACGATTTCCCGGCGCTGATAGTTGTGCCCCAGGATCACCACGTCGTCGCCTAACTCCTCGAGTGCGGCCTCGATACGCGCCGTTCGCTCAGCTTCTTCGAGGTCTCGATACCTCGAGGGAAGCTGTTCGAGGTTGTCGTATTTGAACAAACTTAGATCGGTTTCCAGCTCTGCGGTTTCCATCGTTACCATAGGGGTCACTAGTGGGTAATTCTAGTCCACAGGCCACTATTGAATAACTTTTTCCTTCAAACCCCTCATTTGACTGTTTGGTGTTGTCTAGCACGACTGTCGGCTGAACAGGGTGGCTCCTGAAAACTGATACGTTCGGTAACAGTCTGTCTACGCTGAACTGGGGTCTTTTGGCTCGAGCACGTAGTGATTGTATGGCCCTCGAGGAGTATTTCGAAAACTTCAGGCGTCGAGACTGGGAACGCGATTCGGTCGATGGGACGGTTCGGCTGGCGGTGATCGGAATCGGCGGCTTCGCACGAAATCGCGCGCTTCCCGCCATACGAGCGGGCACTTACTGCGAAACGACCGTACTCGTCACCGGTTCACAGCGTCGAACGCGGGAGGTCGCCGACGAATTCGCCGTCGAGCACGTCGTCGATTACGAGGGGTATCTAGCCGGCGAACTCGCCGACGAGTACGACGCCGTCTACGTTTCGACGCCGAACGCATATCACGCGAGATACGCACTTTCGGCCGCCCAACGCGAGAAACACGTCATCTGCGAGAAGCCACTCGAGGTGCGCGTCGACCGCGCACGCGAGATCGCCGACGCCTGTCGGCAGGCGGGGGTGGCCCTGATGACTGCCTACCGACTCCAACTCGAGCCGACGGTTCGGCGGTGTCGCGAACTCGTCGCCGACGGCGTTATCGGCGACGTCGTGCAGGTCCACGGCGGGTTTTCCCACCCGCTCCTCGAGTATACGAGCGCCGACACCTGGCGGCTCGATCCGGAGCTGGCGGGCGGGGGCGCGCTCGTCGACCTCGGCATTTATCCCATCAACACCACGCGATACCTCCTCGACGCCGATCCCGTCTCAGTGTACGCCTCGACGCACTCGAGCGGTGATCCCTTCGACCGCGTCGACGAGCACGTCTCGGTCCAGCTCGAGTTCCCGGGGGATGCGACGGCGGCCTGTACGGCGAGTTTCGACGCGCACGCGAGCAGTCAGCTCCAACTGGTCGGGACCAACGGGATGATTTCGGTCATCTCGCCGTTCGGCGGCGTCGTTCCACAGGATATCGTCGTCGAGAGCGGCGAGATGCGTATGGAGCACACCGGACCGCCCGTGGACGAAGTCCGCGAGGAGTTCGATTACTTCGGCTACTGCGTGCAGACGGGAACGCGACCGGAACCCGACGGAACGGACGGAATTGCCGACCTTCGAGTCATCGAGGCCGCCTACGAATCCGCCGAGACGGGCCATCGGATCGAGTTGGATCCATCCCGCCGGGGTGCGTCGAACACCGATCGCGGGCGCTAGAACCGTTCAGGTGCCGCCTCTCGAATCGTGTTATCTCGAAGCTCTGTGGTCGCCGGTTCGGGGACGACGACGATCGGCCGGTCGACGATCGACTCCGCTGCCAGCTCGCGAAGTCGGTTCCGGACGGTCTCGGGATCGCCGGCGACGCCGAGGTCGTCGACCATCTCGTCGGTTACCATCCCCGTCGCTTCGTCTCGAGCGCCCTCTCGCCAGGCGTTGGCGATCCGCTCGGCTTCGCGCTCGTACTTCATCGCGACGGCGTTTCGATACCCCTCACCGCTGCCGACGTAGTAGGCGACGTGTCGTCGCATCGTCTCTCGAGCGAGTTCCGGGTCCTCGCTCGCCGCCGTCGGAACGTAGGGGGCGACCGTAATTTCGTCGGGGTCCCGCCCTCGCTCGCGCGCGGCGTCGACGACGGTTTCGAAGGCCTCCTCGAGTCGGGAAAACGGGATGTTGTGCGGTATCCACCCGTCACACAGCCGGCCGACGACGCGACGATTCGCCGGTCCGAGACCGGCGTGATAGATGGGTACGTCGACCTCGAGCGCGGGGAAATCAGCCACCTCGAGGAGTTCTCCCTCGTAGCGGACGCGCTCGCCGTCGCCTGCGGTGAACCGCCGGACGAGTTCGATCGTCTCGTGGGCGCGTCGAACCGGCCGATCGAACGACTCGCCGTGGAGGTCCTCGACCACCTTTTTGGTGCTGACGCCCGTCCCGAGGACGAACCGGCCGTCGGACGCTCGCTCGAGCGAGTTGGCGGTCATCGCGAGCAAGGCTGGCGATCTCGAGTAGACGTTGACGATCGCCGTCCCGAGACCGATCTCGTCTGTCGCGGCCGCCATCTCGGTGAGTTGCACGGCGGCGTTTTCGCCCCAGAGTTCCGTCAGCCAGAGGCCATCGTAGCCGATCGCTTCTGCGCGTTTCGCGAGATCGGCCGGCTCTTCTTCGCCGAGTTCCGAAACGATGAGATCGAGCTCCATGCTGGTACTTCCACACCGCGGGTCAAAAACGTCGGTCCCGTTGGCCCGCGTGAACG contains the following coding sequences:
- a CDS encoding L-aspartate oxidase translates to MTEESSTTADERPNSRDDRSPSADDQTPPEIVDTLVVGSGIAGCAAALAAARAGSNVLVLTKASRPDGASTDRAQGGISTTRGDPEGLKADILAASDHTADPDAIDALLKDADELVEDVLLSTLDIEFDESSEDGSEISDDETDSAISERFDYTREAAHSEHRILHVDAATGTHILRPFLEYLDNHDRVEISEETAALELLTHEGRVHGVVSDERTTGKPIYAGATILATGGIGALYSRSTNPDGATGDGIAMAALAGADVADLEYVQFHPTAYAGTGEERANGATKRDGNATGDDDPFLLSEALRGEGAVLRNGNGERFMTEYHPQGDLAPRDVVARAVADEREATGEVVLDVSPLEFEAEYPALAEKCRQRGISGEEIPVAPCEHFLCGGIDVDEDGRTSLDRLYAAGECARTGVHGANRLASTSLLEGLVWGYRAGADAAGAEPEPEGIDAPELVDRDPDLPERFAAEKSRRLQRTMDDYLGLRRNPEEIGRASAVLRRLKGEVDAYTRTRTARDLYELRNACVTALLIARAASENPTSKGCHYLEGVGEPNTNTAADD
- the nadA gene encoding quinolinate synthase NadA encodes the protein MVTMETAELETDLSLFKYDNLEQLPSRYRDLEEAERTARIEAALEELGDDVVILGHNYQRREIVEHADFVGDSYQLSKEAANADAEYVIFGGVTFMAESADIITDDDQTVILPSMEASCPMAGMAEALQVDAAWAEITDAASDDDIVPITYMNSYADLKAFCASHGGLVCTSSNAHKAFEYAFEKGDKVLFLPDKHLGENTAHRLGMADETVEWDPWDPDGKDAEEVVDNDIVLWNGYCQVHERFRTDHVKEVRETHPDAKVIVHPECRREVVEAADKAGSTATICETVENADPGDTWAIGTEIHLTNHLQRWHPEVNVVPLCGDACMDCNAMRQIDPNYLTWVLEELCAGRERNVIEVAPEEKEMAGLALERMLEI
- the gfo6 gene encoding D-xylose 1-dehydrogenase Gfo6 — translated: MALEEYFENFRRRDWERDSVDGTVRLAVIGIGGFARNRALPAIRAGTYCETTVLVTGSQRRTREVADEFAVEHVVDYEGYLAGELADEYDAVYVSTPNAYHARYALSAAQREKHVICEKPLEVRVDRAREIADACRQAGVALMTAYRLQLEPTVRRCRELVADGVIGDVVQVHGGFSHPLLEYTSADTWRLDPELAGGGALVDLGIYPINTTRYLLDADPVSVYASTHSSGDPFDRVDEHVSVQLEFPGDATAACTASFDAHASSQLQLVGTNGMISVISPFGGVVPQDIVVESGEMRMEHTGPPVDEVREEFDYFGYCVQTGTRPEPDGTDGIADLRVIEAAYESAETGHRIELDPSRRGASNTDRGR
- a CDS encoding LLM class flavin-dependent oxidoreductase; the protein is MELDLIVSELGEEEPADLAKRAEAIGYDGLWLTELWGENAAVQLTEMAAATDEIGLGTAIVNVYSRSPALLAMTANSLERASDGRFVLGTGVSTKKVVEDLHGESFDRPVRRAHETIELVRRFTAGDGERVRYEGELLEVADFPALEVDVPIYHAGLGPANRRVVGRLCDGWIPHNIPFSRLEEAFETVVDAARERGRDPDEITVAPYVPTAASEDPELARETMRRHVAYYVGSGEGYRNAVAMKYEREAERIANAWREGARDEATGMVTDEMVDDLGVAGDPETVRNRLRELAAESIVDRPIVVVPEPATTELRDNTIREAAPERF